Proteins encoded by one window of Nasonia vitripennis strain AsymCx chromosome 5, Nvit_psr_1.1, whole genome shotgun sequence:
- the LOC100678946 gene encoding uncharacterized protein LOC100678946 isoform X1, which yields MNYGHNMPDWQQQQYSTLQSGEAERHQASAAGASITQQQQQQTVQPGAGSGGSGGHLYSLPDCLSNKPQQPAQQQNDGSFYGRGAAQQQQQQQPASSPMGHHPHMSGCHGYGPAAMGVMDTAVMGEDMQQQQQQQQRAVQMSLSSPTSRIGSGAAMHGPSIPGMGQIMPPTPSMPAAARQSSYGPCKGACCQPPNPAYRWDKMNPYQAAAASSSNPYRESGHPSAAASSYASSRYRSTIPGFPLDQQQQQQQAQQQQQQQRRYTRKESSQVSRTYHHQYPMQNPAGYGFPTTPDYQKYYAASSSRPPPVPQGPGPGMIKYGDPGLAAAIQDKYLNKQSQYQTANGAIMQNGVMVPGSMPPSPYYNPQMAHTSREDFACKEAKEQEAAARLGMSLQAKHMYQQKLAMQRMNIENHLREFSRMPGYQSHPKYQEYHMKYRECIRLQQSLEYPAMQPGMAQQPQQQQQQPAQSMPPINLQFDQNGVLINSSLMPGYNPAMQTAMPGVHNPMSPGAKDASAHYDAARLSSSGKYPPPAPPAPKPPGNPQNKPITPPASASQKNPEKVSNAFSGKAMQAMEHAMACASQQQQQPHQHQQQHAIMQLSPEQQQQQQHHHHQQSQQHYLPHHEYHHQVPATHHAQHMPPHHHHHHHQQQPLEDEAEAQRHKTCSKDFADKPQLDVRQFLESWDETEEEDALNGNLQDVILTDSTPIVVLEYGNLIPSAATAAAQTICVSEPAATEPTTAVLSAATTKPPAEKDQIAVVNNDGEVSTAEQIPTTVNIIRCITSADDVPTIHIVDTLENEAVVKKIEGAFHSLNPADIKSIEELVNKSSVTSSATGNKEERISLSFLNAATILQQPKEASEKSPGGVANDTAGTSSKPAANEQQQQQPQSSEKKNQVAAAEKNSGLNLSDATFVNEDTRNHDDLSLPELPTSECTPISTTLNTPNHSDNEESSERVRVMSLSTNSMEIMPSSPIISFAHSPIKFQKTSGSDELQFDFQNSNEASNASVLKDAKESNKGNQDAKSQSQSAKDVATTSVSQSQGQHCSSVIETAVFSFSEFSNSNSLQLGEEPKMPAPPMEDNCLTNIIKDTPPITDLRVLESDDDIVDKVNDIWMDINLENSLSNSSSSKLGCSEEKHAQTDKLRKIRKTSLRHFRKSKGGIIAIEQPTIAEKSRDSITMIPSTMPTPTPTPSSTPTPTPTPTPAPTPIPVTMEVVQEPSIVTKTLEKERETRKSLDSALKTAVTDKPKKRAKSVELDVSSNPDQEGLLKEFQDLKRKRSIGQIQDQIAMLKSSIDELRNLNHTGNNNSGVTSSSANNNNVNINNSANNNNLDNNDRDNNVVYNKPSSDDNSSFKNASLPMLPDTKSSGSSRRSFSSIFDEPSETSLEKVPEESSSRQCVDSDIKIQLSNVNLQFKDKKETNSGSVCNTSSSKEGIKIEINVSRVESQRLHDNEVVSKSNQHLNISLPPTSPMSCKVDCHTSISTTENEKETVKLDRALPAKEVIEEKAAPIIELDKEDVKLIAEEPKVTIVEEPQVIAEVQKPTVKDSKIIVEEPKVIAKEPKVIAEETKEEEMILTFVNKNAELEDSKCLTLENKAVSGKNNVQVDDSLLKKLEKKESDIENALKKLDECRRDSIHEEKEVAPPSKEPEFFQNKNFVDTPAPGCSKDLDFDNFDVEPFDDKSDDYLKDLLLSSDSKDHHRSNSSSKTVGYFNPLFHLDELENLNTVPVYTTKDGKITYSPNPNYTYRALIIEARQREGHQLFRDFYDSKSNSGRRSRHYSSSKSQDVDNVKKHGKSSHHKYKYEGKKEKYNEDVSVLSFENCIANENLAIANKRVDDEPVKFGTQRQDSVKHLEDMFDTDIDSMIIDNKSYKSGLMDKQETAIMENDRLSPVPLTPPPIVLRNDCADKELPLLDDEPERREADHSTKSMNRCIVDLQNLKEDILKKLNDQVPACKPRVQEFEPEVSMCDSAEIKETEDVSENRDAVSDKEMESDVQVPKEVTSVVQQDDSKVELYDDLVTKIEEKVSEELQVPEEPKSDQNDPIQVPSKLEKENPTEIPTKDVVEVTVVQHVILKTTEPESTKVDIAQEAQIAEVPKPAETKFISIEDEIRAEIAELAKPFDLEMNKEEEIKVSESVKQVEKEIKISEPSDPAKETDSKILQPLEPEKIEVKSPKLEKSNDTESKMPEPLQLANIQTKSKKSPSAIIDIGSSKTVHMPSATKHIKETPQQEEVQPKSEIHEKPISPESSFPRLPCSIDKSNFSFELCDRFINQEKNHTSRNDAVAKTVPKLVLRKSETNPKFFSKSMSIDNSNLEDLKKDIPEATSLKSPVHPKIPKMIIRNAKSRPSTPSIEEISENSCSFVANDSGEQKMNLKVKIRLDEKGEPVGRGNCQNSCDSTEAKVPKMKIKLEENLPRVVIESIDPSSLDQLKTVPKMKITNVKGSLPKIKEKRPLVIEDGKSDAYHSLTDNECYRVREKSRSKSKKDSPGYWSSSECSQKRSSSSSFVSHSKKVRRSPKEEVHLDPNLEDTQFMLDEYRQQNNSNSCSSVSTKVPKVIIKRTSPSAEFKCELSKEAIVNQQPQVVLRRSWVLDCMAKDLRHMKLVVKVANSKRQEAKREAKPESNEMQWKRFISGLKKRRELSRSNSTSDLSPPKIKRRRTSDYTIGTLDYSDSDSSTRFDFAKNKYEEVEQQKLTRRSSLNLASEVRAFSAAKTCWKSLDENMNSKSKMDFENDERLNTNVAVDNKKLETIPEASNSYSSEFSHDANNKSANEKSEESSLNEIHVPLEMEEDDSEILDKDVDVHEEEIDGTMDDFETNESSVIKLDSSDESQTTIEILPASPEQELDVEQHKKDIEEEEQIYSEDAMPMHFEYELEVGASPVDPLEVPLPGSEVETDKSSSSIESKQIPGILIHEQLAIEDNLSGNTSLNEEIAQPMPIDSDIPEENPSIKSENSTSNSCPDPSSVPPLMRIVDEASSTSTSLNNPLSLKSEDMVDNVNSSSNSHETTMTTTTSTTEEEEEDKNLKLGAGASTACSYSDLLVKEVLAAKETLKKYLGNLTSDGNRSNSSPVTSRPKSKTETKHQGSTSYEMSSLAKYGRSTKFRHRDKWNRLNGKSRSSDVRASRTSSSNDPDKDSSSNHTDKSSHRKQASAELEKTKNETTNGNKSSQSKSYKIPRLSKTQMDDSLTHAVEENLRQSREREKADESKAEMISEINARAPQAMITMGQSTNEANDLAETQAVKRVENVISRSDESNFATKAKALQLNPEMTISNIVRELVFHDKATIRHRRYCMLCERWFPSTLRHRRHLAGYQHRHTELTQRRAIHMLFLIFTGNLCPKLLPPHVVRTDCVPGELTPLQIAVQDFASVFDGAQQILGKQNNETKE from the exons ATGAACTACGGGCACAACATGCCAGactggcagcagcagcaatatAGTACATTGCAGTCTGGCGAGGCCGAGAGGCACCAGGCCAGTGCCGCCGGTGCCTCGATCacccaacagcagcagcagcagacggtGCAACCAGGGGCAGGAAGCGGAGGCAGTGGTGGCCACCTCTACAGCCTCCCCGACTGCCTGAGCAACAAGCCCCAGCAGCCAGCTCAGCAACAGAACGATGGAAGCTTCTACGGCCGAGGAGcagctcagcagcagcaacagcagcagccggcgaGTTCACCCATGGGCCACCACCCGCACATGTCCGGCTGTCACGGCTACGGACCTGCCGCCATGGGGGTCATGGACACTGCTGTCATGGGCGAGGacatgcagcagcagcagcagcagcaacagagAGCGGTACAGATGTCCCTGAGCAGTCCCACGTCGAGGATCGGCTCCGGCGCTGCTATGCACGGGCCGAGCATACCCGGTATGGGCCAGATCATGCCACCCACGCCGAGCATGCCAGCCGCCGCCAGACAGAGCTCGTACGGGCCCTGCAAGGGGGCTTGCTGCCAACCGCCCAATCCTGCCTACAG GTGGGACAAGATGAACCCCTACCAGGCAGCGGCAGCGTCGAGCAGCAATCCCTACCGCGAGAGCGGACACCCATCGGCGGCCGCCAGTTCGTACGCCTCGTCTCGCTACCGCAGTACCATTCCCGGCTTTCCTCTCgaccagcagcaacagcaacagcaagcccaacagcagcagcagcagcagaggagGTACACGAGGAAGGAGTCGAGTCAGGTCTCTCGTACCTATCACCACCAGTACCCGATGCAGAACCCCGCCGGCTACGGATTCCCCACGACGCCGGACTACCAGAAGTACTACGCGGCGTCGAGTAGTCGGCCTCCACCGGTGCCCCAGGGTCCCGGTCCCGGGATGATCAAGTACGGGGATCCGGGACTGGCAGCCGCCATACAGGACAAGTACCTCAACAAGCAGAGCCAGTACCAGACGGCCAACGGGGCCATCATGCAGAACGGCGTTATGGTACCCGGTAGCATGCCGCCCAGTCCCTACTACAATCCGCAGATGG CGCACACGAGTCGCGAGGATTTCGCCTGCAAAGAAGCCAAGGAACAAGAGGCCGCAGCTCGGCTGGGCATGAGTCTGCAGGCGAAGCACATGTACCAGCAGAAGCTCGCGATGCAGAGGATGAACATCGAGAACCATCTGCGCGAGTTCTCGAGGATGCCCGGCTACCAGAGTCACCCCAAGTACCAGGAGTACCACATGAAGTACCGCGAGTGCATCAGGCTGCAGCAGTCGCTCGAGTACCCGGCTATGCAACCCGGCATGGCGCAGCAGccacagcagcaacagcagcaaccgGCCCAGTCCATGCCGCCAATCAATCTGCAGTTCGACCAGAACGGGGTTTTGATCAACTCGAGCTTGATGCCTGGCTACAATCCGGCAATGCAGACGGCCATGCCTGGGGTGCACAATCCTATGAGCCCCGGAGCTAAGGATGCCTCGGCGCACTACGATG CTGCTCGCctaagcagcagcggcaaatATCCACCACCAGCACCACCAGCACCAAAGCCACCTGGAAATCCTCAAAATAAGCCCATCACTCCTCCAGCATCAGCGTCCCAAAAAAATCCTGAAAAAGTCTCGAACGCGTTCTCAGGCAAGGCGATGCAGGCGATGGAACACGCGATGGCCTGCGCCAgtcagcaacagcagcagccgcatcagcaccagcagcagcacgcgaTAATGCAGCTCAGtcccgagcagcagcagcagcagcagcatcaccATCACCAGCAGTCCCAGCAGCATTACCTGCCCCACCACGAGTATCACCACCAAGTACCAGCGACGCATCACGCTCAGCATATGCCTCCTCACCATCACCATCATcaccaccagcagcagccgctCGAGGACGAGGCCGAGGCGCAGCGACACAAGACCTGCAGCAAGGACTTTGCCGACAAGCCCCAGCTCGACGTTCGACAGTTCCTCGAGAGCTGGGACGAGACCGAGGAAGAGGACGCGCTCAACGGCAACCTCCAGGAT GTGATACTAACAGACAGCACGCCGATCGTCGTGCTGGAGTACGGCAACCTGATCCCATCGGCAGCCACGGCAGCTGCTCAGACAATTTGCGTCTCGGAGCCGGCAGCAACGGAGCCAACGACCGCCGTCCTAAGCGCGGCGACGACCAAGCCGCCCGCCGAGAAGGATCAAATTGCCGTGGTAAACAACGACGGCGAGGTCTCGACTGCGGAACAGATACCCACAACCGTCAACATAATCCGTTGCATAACGAGCGCGGACGACGTGCCGACTATCCACATCGTCGATACGCTCGAGAACGAGGCGGTGGTGAAGAAGATCGAAGGCGCGTTCCACAGCCTCAACCCCGCCGACATAAAAAGCATCGAGGAACTCGTCAACAAGAGCAGCGTGACGAGCAGTGCGACCGGTAACAAGGAGGAGAGGATCTCATTGTCTTTCCTCAACGCCGCGACGATTCTCCAACAGCCCAAGGAAGCCAGCGAGAAGAGCCCCGGTGGAGTCGCTAATGACACCG CGGGCACATCGAGCAAACCTGCAGCCAAcgaacagcaacagcagcagccgcagtcGAGCGAGAAGAAAAACCAAGTCGCCGCAGCGGAGAAGAACAGTGGCTTGAACCTTAGTGACGCAACCTTCGTGAACGAGGACACGCGTAACCACGATGACCTGAGCCTGCCGGAATTGCCCACGTCGGAATGTACGCCCATATCCACGACCCTCAATACGCCGAACCACTCGGACAACGAGGAGTCTTCGGAGCGCGTGCGCGTCATGAGCCTGTCTACCAACTCGATGGAGATCATGCCCAGCAGTCCCATCATCAGTTTCGCGCACTCTCCCATCAAGTTCCAGAAGACGTCGGGCAGCGACGAGCTGCAGTTCGACTTTCAGAACTCCAACGAGGCCTCGAACGCCTCGGTACTGAAGGATGCTAAAGAGTCGAATAAAG GCAACCAGGATGCCAAGTCTCAGTCGCAGTCGGCAAAGGACGTCGCTACAACAAGTGTTTCCCAATCTCAAGGCCAACACTGCAGCTCGGTCATTGAGACGGCGGTCTTTTCATTCTCCGAGTTCTCCAATTCGAATTCCCTTCAACTTGGCGAAGAGCCAAAAATGCCGGCTCCTCCTATGGAGGACAACTGTCTCACCAATATCATTAAGGACACACCGCCTATAACGGATTTGCGAGTCTTGGAATCCGACGACGACATCGTCGACAAAGTCAATGATATTTGGATGGACATCAATCTGGAAAACAGCCTCAGCAATAGTTCCAGCAGCAAACTCGGCTGCAGCGAAGAGAAACACGCGCAAACGGACAAACTAAGGAAAATTCGTAAAACGAGTTTGAGGCATTTTCGCAAAAGCAAAGGAGGAATCATTGCCATCGAGCAGCCGACGATAGCGGAAAAATCGAGAGACTCGATAACCATGATACCTTCGACAATGCCTACACCAACCCCAACTCCGAGTTCAACGCCCACTCCAACGCCAACTCCGACACCTGCTCCAACTCCGATTCCAGTTACGATGGAGGTTGTTCAAGAACCATCTATCGTAACGAAAACGCTggaaaaggagagagaaactCGAAAATCACTCGACTCGGCTCTGAAAACCGCAGTCACGGATAAGCCAAAGAAGAGGGCTAAGTCTGTCGAGCTCGACGTCAGTAGTAATCCGGATCAGGAAGGGCTACTGAAAGAGTTTCAAGATCTCAAGAGGAAACGAAGCATTGGCCAGATACAGGACCAAATCGCGATGCTCAAGTCGAGCATAGACGAGCTCAGGAACTTGAACCACACTGGCAACAATAACAGCGGTGTAACTAGTAGCAGTGCTAATAATAACAAtgtgaatataaataatagtgcaaataacaataatttggATAACAACGATCGCGACAATAATGTCGTTTATAATAAACCAAGTTCAGATGACAATAGTTCGTTTAAGAACGCTTCGTTACCAATGTTACCCGATACCAAGTCTAGCGGCAGCTCCAGGCGTAGTTTCTCCTCGATCTTCGACGAGCCTTCGGAAACTAGTCTCGAAAAAGTTCCGGAAGAGTCGAGCTCGAGGCAGTGCGTCGACTCAGACATCAAGATTCAGTTATCCAACGTCAATCTGCAGTTCAAAGATAAGAAAGAGACGAACAGCGGCAGTGTATGCAACACTTCTAGCTCGAAAGAGGGTATCAAGATCGAAATAAATGTTTCGCGAGTCGAGAGTCAGCGATTGCACGACAACGAGGTCGTCAGCAAGTCCAATCAGCACCTCAACATCTCGCTACCGCCCACGAGTCCAATGAGCTGCAAAGTCGACTGTCACACATCCATATCCACCACCGAAAATGAGAAAGAGACTGTGAAGCTCGACCGTGCCCTGCCTGCGAAAGAAGTGATCGAGGAGAAGGCGGCGCCGATCATCGAACTCGACAAAGAGGATGTCAAATTGATCGCCGAAGAACCTAAAGTAACAATCGTTGAAGAGCCTCAAGTAATCGCCGAGGTTCAGAAGCCTACTGTCAAAGATTCTAAAATTATTGTCGAGGAACCTAAAGTGATCGCCAAAGAGCCGAAAGTGATCGCCGAAGAGACCAAAGAAGAGGAGATGATCCTCACCTTCGTGAACAAGAACGCCGAACTCGAAGACAGCAAGTGCCTTACCTTAGAGAATAAAGCTGTCAGCGGTAAAAATAACGTTCAAGTTGACGATTCATTGCTGAAAAAGCTCGAGAAGAAGGAATCTGATATCGAGAACGCGCTGAAGAAGCTCGACGAGTGCCGTCGTGACTCCATCCACGAAGAGAAAGAAGTTGCCCCGCCATCTAAGGAGCCTGAGTTCTTTCAAAACAAGAATTTCGTTGATACTCCAGCTCCCGGCTGCTCCAAGGATCTTGACTTTGACAACTTCGACGTCGAGCCTTTTGACGACAAGTCCGACGACTATCTCAAAGACCTGCTTCTATCCAGCGACAGCAAGGATCATCATCgtagcaacagcagcagcaagacTGTCGGATACTTCAACCCGCTCTTTCATCTGGACGAGCTTGAGAATCTCAACACTGTTCCTGTATACACGACGAAAGACGGAAAGATCACGTACAGTCCCAATCCAAACTACACGTACAGAGCGCTAATCATCGAAGCCAGACAGCGCGAAGGCCACCAACTGTTTCGTGACTTTTACGATAGCAAGAGTAATAGTGGCAGGAGAAGCAGGCATTACAGCTCGTCCAAGTCGCAGGATGTCGACAACGTCAAGAAGCATGGAAAATCCTCTCATCACAAGTACAAATACGAGGGTAAAAAAGAGAAGTACAACGAAGACGTCTCTGTGTTAAGCTTCGAAAATTGCATAGCCAATGAAAATCTTGCGATAGCGAATAAACGAGTGGACGACGAGCCAGTCAAATTCGGCACTCAGCGTCAAGACAGTGTTAAGCACCTGGAAGACATGTTCGACACTGATATAGACTCTATGATCATCGATAATAAGTCTTATAAAAGTGGTCTAATGGATAAACAAGAAACTGCCATAATGGAGAACGATAGACTTTCTCCAGTCCCACTGACGCCTCCACCGATAGTATTAAGAAACGATTGCGCAGACAaggagctgccgctgctggacGACGAACCGGAGAGAAGAGAAGCGGACCACAGTACCAAGAGCATGAACAGGTGCATCGTCGATCTGCAGAACCTGAAGGAAGACATACTGAAAAAACTGAACGATCAGGTTCCAGCCTGCAAGCCACGCGTCCAAGAGTTCGAGCCTGAAGTGAGCATGTGTGACTCTGCGGAGATTAAAGAGACAGAGGATGTGAGTGAGAATCGCGATGCGGTTAGTGATAAAGAAATGGAAAGTGATGTTCAAGTGCCTAAGGAAGTGACGAGTGTTGTGCAACAAGACGATTCTAAAGTAGAACTCTATGATGATTTAGTGACTAAGATCGAGGAAAAAGTGTCGGAGGAGCTCCAAGTTCCTGAGGAACCAAAATCCGATCAAAATGATCCGATTCAAGTTCCGTCTAAGTTAGAGAAAGAAAATCCGACGGAGATTCCTACGAAAGACGTTGTTGAGGTGACAGTAGTGCAACATGTGATATTGAAAACTACCGAGCCCGAGTCGACGAAAGTAGATATCGCGCAGGAAGCTCAAATAGCAGAAGTTCCGAAACCAGCTGAAACGAAATTTATCAGCATTGAAGACGAAATTCGAGCGGAAATAGCCGAGTTGGCTAAACCATTCGATCTGGAAATGAATAAAGAAGAGGAAATCAAGGTGTCCGAATCTGTCAAGCAGGTTGAGaaggaaattaaaatatcGGAGCCTTCTGATCCGGCCAAGGAAACGGATAGCAAAATTTTGCAACCTTTGGAGCCGGAAAAAATCGAGGTTAAATCTCCTAAGCTAGAAAAATCGAACGATACAGAAAGTAAAATGCCAGAACCTCTTCAACTGGCAAACATTCAAACGAAGTCTAAGAAATCCCCAAGTGCAATTATTGATATCGGTAGTTCGAAAACTGTACATATGCCGAGCGCGACTAAACACATAAAAGAAACTCCTCAGCAGGAGGAAGTTCAACCCAAGAGTGAAATCCACGAAAAACCAATCAGTCCCGAGTCTTCGTTCCCGAGGTTACCCTGCTCAATCGACAAGAGCAACTTCTCCTTCGAGTTGTGCGACCGTTTCATCAATCAGGAGAAAAATCATACCTCGCGAAATGACGCCGTGGCCAAGACCGTTCCTAAATTAGTTCTACGAAAGAGCGAGACGAATCCCAAGTTCTTCTCCAAGTCCATGTCCATTGACAACAGCAATCTCGAAGACCTGAAAAAAGACATTCCAGAAGCAACGAGCTTGAAGAGCCCGGTGCATCCGAAAATTCCGAAAATGATAATCCGCAACGCCAAGTCTCGACCGTCCACTCCGAGCATCGAAGAGATATCCGAGAATTCGTGTTCATTCGTCGCCAACGATTCCGGCGAGCAAAAAATGAACCTCAAGGTAAAGATTCGTCTGGACGAGAAAGGCGAGCCTGTGGGACGGGGTAACTGTCAGAACTCCTGCGACTCCACCGAAGCCAAGGTTCCCAAAATGAAGATCAAACTCGAAGAGAATTTGCCACGTGTGGTCATCGAAAGCATCGACCCCAGCAGCCTCGACCAGTTGAAGACGGTACCAAAGATGAAGATCACTAATGTCAAAGGTTCTCTGCCAAAGATAAAGGAGAAGCGACCGCTCGTAATCGAGGATGGCAAATCGGATGCGTATCACTCGCTGACGGATAACGAATGCTATCGGGTGAGGGAAAAGTCGCGCTCCAAATCAAAGAAGGACTCGCCGGGCTACTGGTCGTCCTCGGAATGCTCCCAGAAGCGCAGCAGCTCGTCGAGTTTCGTCTCTCACTCGAAAAAGGTGCGGCGTTCACCCAAGGAGGAGGTGCACTTGGATCCAAACTTGGAGGACACGCAGTTCATGCTGGACGAGTACCGGCAACagaacaacagcaacagctgcagcagcgtctCGACCAAGGTGCCCAAGGTGATCATCAAGAGAACGTCGCCCAGTGCCGAGTTCAAGTGCGAACTGAGCAAAGAGGCTATCGTGAATCAACAGCCCCAGGTCGTGCTCAGGAGGTCTTGGGTTCTCGATTGCATGGCCAAGGATCTCAGGCACATGAAGCTCGTGGTGAAGGTGGCCAACAGCAAGAGACAGGAAGCCAAGCGGGAAGCGAAGCCCGAGTCTAACGAGATGCAGTGGAAGAG GTTTATATCTGGACTGAAGAAGCGTCGCGAGCTGTCGAGATCCAACTCCACCTCGGATCTGTCTCCGCCAAAGATCAAACGTCGAAGGACGTCGGACTACACAATCGGAACACTCGACTATTCAGACTCTGATTCTAGCACGAGATTCGACTTCGCGAAAAACAAATACGAGGAAGTTGAGCAGCAAAAGCTTACACGCAGGTCGTCGCTGAATCTCGCCTCGGAAGTGCGGGCTTTCAGCGCAGCTAAAACTTGCTGGAAATCGCTGGACGAGAATATGAATAGCAAGAGTAAGATGGACTTCGAAAACGACGAGAGGCTGAACACCAACGTCGCCGTTGATAACAAGAAGCTGGAGACGATTCCCGAAGCCAGCAATTCGTACAGTTCGGAGTTCAGCCACGATGCGAACAACAAATCCGCTAACGAAAAGAGCGAAGAAAGCAGTTTGAACGAAATACACGTACCGCTGGAGATGGAGGAAGACGACAGCGAGATTCTCGACAAAGACGTAGACGTGCACGAAGAGGAAATCGACGGCACGATGGACGACTTCGAGACGAACGAGAGCTCCGTTATCAAGCTCGATTCGTCGGATGAGAGTCAGACGACGATAGAGATACTGCCAGCTTCGCCGGAACAGGAGCTTGACGTAGAACAGCACAAGAAGGACATTGAAGAGGAAGAGCAGATTTACAGCGAGGACGCGATGCCTATGCACTTTGAGTACGAACTGGAAGTCGGTGCCAGTCCTGTCGATCCTTTGGAAGTGCCCTTGCCTGGCTCCGAAGTTGAGACAGACAAGTCGTCGAGTTCTATCGAGAGCAAGCAGATTCCTGGCATCTTGATACACGAACAATTgg CCATAGAAGACAATCTATCAGGCAACACGTCCCTCAACGAAGAAATAGCTCAACCGATGCCCATCGACTCGGACATCCCCGAAGAGAACCCCTCGATCAAATCGGAAAATTCGACCTCCAATTCTTGCCCCGATCCCAGCAGTGTCCCGCCTCTAATGAGAATAGTCGATGAGGCATCGTCCACAAGTACTAGCCTCAATAACCCCCTCTCTCTGAAGAGCGAGGACATGGTCGATAACGTCAATTCGTCATCGAACTCGCACGAGACAACGATGACAACAACTACGTCGACGAccgaagaggaagaggaggataAGAATTTGAAACTTGGCGCTGGCGCCAGTACAGCTTGCTCGTACTCCGATCTACTAGTCAAAGAGGTGCTCGCCGCGAAAGAGACGCTAAAGAAGTACCTTGGCAATCTGACTTCCGATGGTAACCGATCCAACAGCTCGCCGGTCACGTCGAGGCCGAAATCGAAGACTGAGACGAAGCATCAAGGCAGCACCAGCTATGAGATGAGCAGCCTTGCAAAGTATGGCAGATCGACCAAGTTTAGGCACAG AGATAAATGGAATCGGCTTAACGGCAAGTCCCGTAGCAGCGATGTTCGAGCCTCGCGCACTTCCTCTTCCAATGATCCCGACAAAGACTCGTCCTCCAATCACACCGATAAATCCTCGCACCGCAAGCAAGCCTCCGCAGAACTCGAGAAAACCAAAAACGAGACTACCAACGGTAACAAGTCATCCCAGTCGAAATCATACAAGATTCCTAGGCTATCGAAGACACAAATGGACGATTCATTAACGCACGCGGTTGAGGAAAATCTGCGGCAATCGCGCGAACGCGAGAAAGCGGACGAGAGCAAGGCCGAGATGATATCGGAAATAAATGCACGAGCTCCACAAGCGATGATAACGATGGGTCAGAGCACAAACGAAGCCAACGATCTCGCCGAAACGCAAGCGGTTAAGAGGGTGGAAAATGTGATATCAAGATCGGACGAGTCGAATTTTGCGACAAAGGCCAAAGCCTTACAGCTCAATCCCGAAATGACTATATCGAATATCGTCAGAGAGCTGGTCTTTCACGATAAG GCGACGATAAGGCACCGAAGGTACTGCATGCTGTGCGAGCGCTGGTTCCCGTCAACTCTACGGCATCGACGCCACTTGGCGGGTTATCAGCATCGGCATACAGAACTGACGCAGCGCCGGGCCATACACATGCTGTTTCTCATCTTTACTGGGAATCTCTGTCCCAAGCTCCTACCTCCACACGTCGTGAGAACCGACTGTGTGCCCGGCGAACTTACGCCCCTACAGATAGCCGTACAG GACTTTGCATCGGTGTTTGATGGGGCGCAACAGATTCTTGGCAAACAAAACAACGAGACTAAagaataa